The proteins below are encoded in one region of Eubacterium sp. 1001713B170207_170306_E7:
- a CDS encoding alcohol dehydrogenase catalytic domain-containing protein produces MKAVVLTGPGELKMTERAVPACGRHEVLVRVRACNLCKTDLKCLTMGQRDLVYPRVLGHEISGVIAEVGAAVTGYQKGQRVQVHPGIACGACAYCQEGYDNLCDHVRIMGFNYDGGFQEYLVVPEEGVRGQIINVIENDALSFEEISFIEPLSCCVNVQENLDLKPQDTLLIIGAGRMGILNLRVARALGVQKVFLVETDPRRAERAEKLGFDAVFEGYEAAEKALPALTEGQGVDAAIPCCAAPEAMNLALSVLRKRGRLGHFSGMITDGSAPPEINHIHYKEQTMVGAYGCGIAHSRRAKELLEDGSLVVKDLITERIPLEALEQGLEHVRQLETLSTIVVFD; encoded by the coding sequence ATGAAAGCAGTTGTATTAACAGGCCCCGGCGAGCTAAAAATGACCGAACGGGCTGTTCCGGCCTGCGGCCGCCACGAAGTCCTCGTCCGGGTCAGGGCCTGCAATTTATGTAAAACCGATCTCAAATGCCTGACCATGGGCCAGCGCGACCTGGTGTACCCGCGGGTGCTGGGCCACGAAATCTCCGGCGTCATCGCCGAGGTGGGCGCCGCGGTCACAGGCTACCAGAAGGGACAGCGGGTCCAGGTGCATCCGGGCATCGCCTGCGGGGCGTGCGCCTATTGCCAGGAGGGCTATGACAACCTCTGCGACCATGTGCGGATCATGGGCTTCAATTACGACGGCGGCTTCCAGGAGTACCTGGTGGTGCCCGAGGAGGGCGTCCGCGGCCAGATCATCAACGTCATCGAAAACGACGCCCTGAGCTTTGAGGAAATCTCCTTTATCGAGCCCCTCTCCTGCTGCGTCAACGTTCAGGAAAATCTGGACCTAAAGCCCCAGGACACCCTGCTGATCATCGGTGCGGGCCGGATGGGCATCCTCAACCTGCGGGTGGCAAGAGCCCTGGGCGTGCAGAAGGTCTTTCTGGTCGAGACCGACCCCAGGCGGGCAGAGCGCGCCGAAAAGCTCGGCTTTGACGCCGTCTTTGAAGGCTACGAGGCCGCCGAAAAGGCCCTGCCGGCCCTGACAGAGGGCCAGGGTGTGGACGCGGCCATCCCCTGCTGCGCGGCGCCGGAGGCCATGAATCTGGCCTTGTCGGTGCTCCGGAAGCGGGGACGCCTCGGCCATTTCAGCGGCATGATCACAGACGGCAGCGCACCGCCCGAGATCAACCATATCCACTACAAGGAACAGACCATGGTAGGCGCCTACGGCTGCGGCATCGCGCACAGCCGCCGGGCCAAGGAGCTGCTGGAGGACGGCAGCCTGGTCGTAAAGGACCTGATTACCGAGCGCATCCCGCTTGAGGCGCTGGAGCAGGGCCTTGAGCATGTGCGGCAGCTCGAAACCCTGTCGACCATCGTTGTTTTTGATTAA
- the trpD gene encoding anthranilate phosphoribosyltransferase: MEAVTMKEYGQVITGLINRENLTKEESKEMFMEILGDRQTPMQQGAFLAALSAKGPTAAEVAGSFEAIYEIDTCKVTPETAVPVVENCGTGMDTFKTFNISTVAGIIAAADGVPMAKHGSRALTSVCGTIDAVEALGVDVDCSVDVVKASIETAGIGIFNGMSPEVHPTALGRVLSQISFGSVLNISASLANPALPKHAVRGVYSLDMLEFVPDIMHEIGYEHALVVYGEAGSGCIDEASTVGPTHVAELMPDGTVERYTLTPESLGIEPGNLDELAPWSSVDEAAKGIIRILKGTSTPTRANIVCLNSALILYIAGKSASIQEGYMRSHELIASGEAYKALVKWVATQNRDPQAGLVKLKAAAQAAEV, from the coding sequence ATGGAAGCAGTAACGATGAAAGAATACGGCCAGGTAATCACCGGCCTCATCAACCGTGAAAATCTGACCAAAGAAGAATCCAAGGAAATGTTTATGGAAATTCTGGGCGACCGCCAGACGCCCATGCAGCAGGGCGCGTTCCTGGCCGCCCTCAGCGCCAAGGGCCCAACCGCCGCCGAGGTGGCCGGCAGCTTTGAGGCCATCTACGAGATCGACACCTGCAAGGTCACGCCCGAAACCGCAGTGCCCGTGGTGGAAAACTGCGGCACAGGCATGGACACCTTTAAGACCTTTAACATCAGCACCGTGGCCGGGATCATCGCCGCCGCGGACGGCGTGCCCATGGCCAAGCACGGCTCCCGGGCCCTGACCTCTGTCTGCGGCACCATCGACGCCGTGGAAGCCCTGGGTGTGGATGTGGACTGCAGCGTGGACGTGGTCAAGGCAAGCATTGAGACCGCAGGCATCGGTATCTTTAACGGTATGAGCCCAGAGGTTCACCCCACCGCCCTCGGCCGGGTGCTGTCCCAGATTTCCTTTGGCAGCGTCTTAAACATCTCCGCCTCCCTGGCAAACCCCGCCCTGCCCAAACACGCGGTCCGCGGCGTCTACTCCCTGGACATGCTGGAATTTGTCCCGGACATCATGCACGAAATCGGCTATGAGCACGCCCTGGTGGTCTATGGCGAAGCCGGCAGCGGCTGTATCGACGAAGCCTCCACCGTCGGCCCCACCCATGTGGCTGAGCTGATGCCCGACGGCACCGTAGAGCGCTACACCCTGACCCCGGAAAGCCTTGGTATTGAGCCAGGCAATCTGGACGAACTGGCGCCCTGGAGCTCTGTGGACGAGGCCGCCAAAGGCATCATTCGTATCCTGAAAGGCACCTCCACCCCCACCCGCGCCAACATCGTCTGTCTGAACAGCGCCCTGATCCTCTACATCGCCGGAAAATCCGCCAGCATTCAGGAGGGCTACATGCGCAGCCATGAGCTCATCGCAAGCGGCGAGGCCTACAAGGCATTGGTAAAATGGGTCGCCACCCAGAACCGCGATCCCCAGGCCGGGCTCGTGAAGCTGAAAGCCGCCGCCCAGGCCGCGGAGGTCTGA